In Planctomycetota bacterium, the DNA window TGCACAGACATCTGAACCCTAACAAACAACTCGCAGCAGTGTTCCGAAGGAACCTGGCATGCAGCTTCACAGCGATCACGTCCGCCGATGATGGCTGGGCGGCTAGCGATACAGGACGAGGACTGCAACTGGGTCAAGGGGGTAAGCGGCGTGGTCGCCGAGCTGTACCACTACACCGACAAGGTGAAATCGGGAGAACTGACCGACGCCGAGGCACTCGCGTTGCTGCGTAGCCGGCGGGCGAGCAGGGAGGCCGCGGACCGGCCCAGCCCGCCGCTGGTCGTCAAGACGCACGAGCCGTGGAGCGTCGGGCACCCGTTCGCCGGCGAATCGTCGAACGCGGTGCTGCTCGTGCGCAATCCTCGCGACATGCTCATCAGCGCCATCAACTACCGGCGGTTGCAGGGCGATGCCGAGCTCGACGCCGAGGCGTTCGCCCGCGAGTTCATCGAGCACGGCACGTCCAAGAAGTGGATCCGACGGGGCTACGGCCCCTGGTTCGAGCACTACCGCTCGTGGACCGAGCAGCGGGACGTTCCCGTCCACGTCGTCCGCTACGAGACGCTGAAGACCGAGCCGGTCGA includes these proteins:
- a CDS encoding sulfotransferase domain-containing protein, producing the protein MMAGRLAIQDEDCNWVKGVSGVVAELYHYTDKVKSGELTDAEALALLRSRRASREAADRPSPPLVVKTHEPWSVGHPFAGESSNAVLLVRNPRDMLISAINYRRLQGDAELDAEAFAREFIEHGTSKKWIRRGYGPWFEHYRSWTEQRDVPVHVVRYETLKTEPVEALMELGGFLGLAIGEEAAARAVERSSMENLRKREVEARGQGELSQYKEGYFFINQGRSAQSLDDIAPGLDAAFDARYERELAEMGYGRQPARS